A genomic segment from Deltaproteobacteria bacterium encodes:
- a CDS encoding 1-deoxy-D-xylulose-5-phosphate reductoisomerase: MKNISILGSTGSIGTNALDVVAGFPDRFQVKALTAKSNIALLAEQIKKFSPAVAVVYDEEGAQRLEDMLPEDTAVGIHYGDEGYRIAATLPEVHTVLTAMVGAAGLKPTVAAIRAGKTIALANKETLVMAGELVMKMAADHGVDILPVDSEHSAIFQCLQGNRREDLKRLIITASGGPFFKRDPRTFDTIQPSDALKHPNWQMGSKITIDSATLMNKGLEVIEAKHLFGVDLSMIDVVVHPQSIIHSMVAYRDGSIMAQLGVPDMKSAIALALSHPERLPLGQPLPDFSAIGGFTFAEPDLKTFPCLALAMEACRMGGTVPAAMNAANEIAVAAFLEGGLPFTGISGVIRETMARLGEGGSPSLEAIMAVDRAARLHAAAVIAAL; this comes from the coding sequence ATGAAAAATATCAGCATACTGGGATCGACCGGGTCCATCGGCACCAACGCCCTTGACGTCGTCGCTGGATTTCCGGACCGATTTCAGGTGAAAGCCCTGACCGCCAAGAGCAACATTGCCCTGCTGGCCGAGCAGATCAAAAAGTTTTCACCGGCGGTGGCGGTGGTTTACGACGAGGAGGGCGCACAGCGGCTTGAGGACATGCTTCCGGAAGACACGGCGGTCGGCATTCATTACGGGGACGAAGGCTATCGGATCGCGGCGACCCTGCCGGAAGTGCATACCGTGCTGACCGCCATGGTCGGCGCGGCCGGGCTGAAGCCCACGGTGGCGGCCATCCGGGCGGGCAAGACCATAGCGCTGGCCAACAAGGAAACACTGGTCATGGCCGGCGAGCTGGTGATGAAGATGGCTGCGGACCACGGGGTGGACATTCTGCCGGTGGACAGCGAACACAGCGCGATCTTCCAGTGCCTGCAGGGAAACCGGCGGGAGGACCTGAAACGCCTGATCATAACGGCTTCCGGCGGTCCCTTCTTCAAAAGGGATCCGCGCACCTTCGACACCATTCAGCCTTCCGATGCCCTGAAACACCCCAACTGGCAGATGGGCAGCAAGATTACCATCGATTCGGCCACCCTGATGAACAAGGGCCTGGAGGTGATCGAGGCCAAACACCTGTTCGGGGTCGACCTCTCCATGATCGACGTCGTGGTTCACCCGCAAAGCATCATCCACTCCATGGTGGCGTACAGGGATGGTTCCATCATGGCCCAACTCGGTGTTCCGGACATGAAAAGCGCCATCGCCCTGGCCCTGTCCCACCCGGAGCGACTGCCGCTGGGGCAGCCCCTGCCTGATTTCAGCGCAATCGGCGGCTTCACGTTTGCCGAACCCGATCTGAAAACATTTCCCTGCCTGGCGCTGGCCATGGAGGCGTGCCGGATGGGCGGCACCGTTCCGGCGGCGATGAATGCCGCCAATGAGATCGCGGTGGCGGCGTTTCTGGAGGGCGGGTTGCCGTTTACCGGGATATCCGGCGTCATCCGGGAAACCATGGCACGGCTGGGTGAGGGCGGCAGCCCTTCTCTGGAAGCGATAATGGCTGTCGACCGGGCCGCGCGCCTGCATGCCGCGGCGGTGATCGCGGCCCTGTAG
- the rseP gene encoding RIP metalloprotease RseP: protein MTTNITAFVLVLGILVFFHELGHFLMARLFGVGVEKFSLGFGPRIAGKKIGRTDYRLSAIPLGGYVKMVGEDPTVEVDPEEIAVSFTHKHVFKRMMIVAAGPLFNLLLAVIIFYCIFQVSGTYILKPGIGGVQADSPAAAAGLRAGDTIVSIDGTPVASWEEMAAIIMASEGRPLVLTVQRPQWEPFTTTVTPMASVSKNIFGEDINRYIIGISSAGDVINQRLNPVEAMAESLRQTYNITRLTIVSVVKLIQGTVSTKTLGGPIMIAELAGQQAREGALNLVFFIALLSINLAIINFLPIPILDGGHLLFFLIEAVTRRPVNTRMREIAQQAGVFILILLMIFVFYNDIARIFSS from the coding sequence ATGACTACCAATATTACAGCTTTTGTCCTCGTCCTGGGTATTCTCGTCTTTTTTCACGAGCTGGGACACTTCCTGATGGCCAGGCTTTTCGGCGTCGGGGTGGAAAAATTTTCCCTGGGGTTCGGTCCGCGCATTGCCGGCAAGAAAATCGGCCGGACCGACTACCGCCTATCGGCCATCCCCTTGGGCGGTTACGTGAAGATGGTGGGTGAAGACCCGACCGTGGAAGTGGACCCGGAAGAGATCGCCGTGTCCTTTACCCACAAGCACGTCTTTAAACGGATGATGATCGTTGCCGCCGGCCCCCTGTTCAACCTCCTGCTGGCCGTGATCATATTTTACTGCATTTTTCAAGTGTCCGGGACCTACATCCTGAAACCCGGCATCGGGGGGGTACAGGCCGATTCGCCGGCCGCCGCGGCAGGCTTGCGGGCCGGAGACACGATTGTATCCATCGACGGCACCCCCGTGGCGAGCTGGGAGGAAATGGCCGCGATCATAATGGCCTCCGAAGGCCGGCCCCTCGTATTGACCGTTCAGCGTCCTCAATGGGAACCGTTTACGACCACTGTCACCCCCATGGCGTCGGTGTCGAAGAATATTTTCGGGGAGGATATCAACCGCTACATTATCGGTATTTCCTCTGCCGGCGACGTCATCAATCAGCGGCTGAACCCCGTGGAGGCGATGGCTGAAAGCCTGCGCCAGACCTACAACATCACCCGTCTCACCATTGTCAGTGTTGTCAAGCTGATCCAGGGCACCGTTTCCACAAAGACCCTGGGCGGCCCCATCATGATTGCCGAACTGGCCGGACAGCAGGCCCGGGAAGGCGCTTTGAACCTGGTGTTCTTCATCGCCCTTCTCAGTATCAATCTGGCGATCATCAATTTTCTGCCCATCCCCATACTGGACGGCGGGCACCTCCTGTTTTTTCTGATAGAGGCGGTCACGCGGCGCCCCGTAAACACGCGCATGCGGGAAATAGCCCAGCAGGCCGGGGTTTTCATTCTCATTTTATTGATGATTTTCGTTTTCTACAACGACATCGCCCGCATATTTTCGAGTTGA
- a CDS encoding phosphoribosylformylglycinamidine synthase, producing the protein MPHRLEIAIKPELLDAEGQGIRKKAQDYFGIELDSVRVVQINTIDMDLSPAQCDTIQKDVFTNPITQISSYEPLPLDFDWIIWVGYRPGVKDNPGSTAVEAIEDALGVTMGAGSAVYTSKRYCIRSPRLTEGDVRKVAGELLANDLIQQWKIYDRTLWDPSVGIGFIIPKVVLDHTPTVSTIPVESDAALQKISDRRNLALNSSDIPTIREYFLKRNVLEQRNAVGLSNPTDVELEYISQARSDHCNHNTFQGLFRYKSLKTGRTETIDNLFKTCIQEPTLELKAKKDWVVSVLWDNAGAGRFDRDHYYVITGETHNSPSNMEAYGGAITGIVGIYRDPMGTGKGSRLIMGSYGFCVGDRDYDGDLSPRLHPRRLLDGVIEGVRDGGNKSGIPTTYGQVLFHHGYMGKCLVFVTAVGLMPAMVAGEPSETKDIFAGDLVVMSGGRVGKDGIHGVTAASETFSESTPAGHVQIGDPYTQKKMHDFLLEARDEGLIRFITDNGGGGLSSSVGETARFSNGCEIQLEKVPLKYDGLDQWEIWVSESQERMTIAVEPKHIDRFLELSRKHAVESTVIGTYTDSGKLHITFNGETCAYVDIDFLKSGFPQWEFDAVWQPPESRGLYEPVLKAPKDYGRLLVDMLARPNICGREWITRQYDHEVQGTSVIKPLVGEERDVNSDAAVIRPVLPSKRGLAFSQALIPAYSAIDAYHMTTCTIDEAVRRLVAVGGDMEHVGGVDNFCWPSIQYHPVDNPDGKYKAAQLVRSCLALRDICLAYEIPLLSGKDSMYVDGYLTGRYGETHKLSALETLQFSTIGVVEDIETCMTMDSKLPGDLVYILGSTRNELGGGEYYEHLGYTGLNVPEVIPDQFLPLYRALVQAVKDGATASVHGVYRGGLGVHTALVAMAGNLGMEVDLRLVPVQEPLRDDTLLFSESCGRFVATVDPSKRERFERHFKGQPCACVGKVGGNKVFSIIGNDGEVILEKKVAELKDAWKKPFGDLI; encoded by the coding sequence ATGCCACATCGACTCGAAATCGCCATCAAGCCTGAATTGCTTGACGCCGAAGGCCAGGGGATTCGGAAAAAAGCGCAAGACTACTTCGGCATCGAACTCGACAGCGTACGGGTGGTGCAGATCAACACCATCGACATGGACCTTTCGCCGGCCCAGTGCGACACCATTCAAAAAGATGTTTTTACGAACCCGATTACCCAAATTTCTTCCTACGAACCGCTGCCCCTCGATTTCGACTGGATCATCTGGGTGGGGTACCGGCCGGGCGTCAAGGACAACCCGGGAAGCACCGCGGTGGAAGCCATAGAAGACGCCCTGGGCGTGACCATGGGGGCCGGCAGCGCCGTCTACACCTCCAAACGGTACTGTATACGCTCGCCGCGGCTGACCGAAGGAGATGTGCGCAAGGTTGCCGGCGAGCTTCTGGCCAACGACCTGATCCAGCAGTGGAAAATCTACGATCGTACGCTGTGGGACCCCAGCGTGGGCATCGGTTTCATCATTCCCAAAGTCGTTCTCGATCACACTCCCACGGTGTCGACCATACCGGTGGAAAGCGATGCCGCCCTGCAGAAAATCAGCGACCGGCGAAACCTGGCGCTGAATTCCAGCGACATCCCCACCATCAGGGAATACTTTTTGAAGAGGAACGTCCTGGAGCAGAGAAATGCGGTGGGCTTGTCCAACCCGACCGACGTGGAGCTGGAATACATTTCACAGGCCAGAAGCGACCACTGCAACCACAACACCTTCCAGGGGCTGTTTCGCTACAAAAGCCTCAAAACCGGACGCACCGAAACCATCGACAACCTTTTCAAGACCTGTATTCAGGAACCCACCCTCGAACTGAAGGCCAAGAAGGACTGGGTGGTGTCCGTTCTGTGGGACAACGCCGGCGCCGGACGCTTCGACCGCGACCACTACTACGTCATCACCGGAGAAACCCACAACTCACCGTCCAACATGGAAGCTTACGGCGGGGCCATCACGGGCATCGTCGGCATATACCGGGACCCCATGGGGACCGGCAAGGGCTCCCGGCTTATCATGGGAAGCTATGGCTTCTGCGTAGGGGACCGGGACTACGATGGGGACCTGAGCCCGCGCCTGCACCCGCGCAGGCTTCTTGACGGGGTGATCGAGGGGGTCAGGGACGGCGGCAACAAAAGCGGCATTCCCACCACTTACGGCCAGGTCCTTTTTCACCACGGATACATGGGAAAATGCCTGGTCTTCGTGACCGCCGTCGGGTTGATGCCCGCTATGGTGGCTGGCGAGCCATCGGAAACCAAGGATATTTTTGCCGGCGACCTGGTGGTCATGAGCGGCGGCAGGGTGGGTAAGGACGGCATCCACGGCGTTACGGCGGCATCGGAAACGTTTTCGGAGAGCACGCCTGCCGGGCATGTGCAGATAGGGGATCCCTACACCCAGAAAAAAATGCACGACTTCCTGCTGGAGGCAAGGGACGAGGGACTCATCCGCTTCATCACCGACAACGGGGGGGGCGGGCTTTCCTCTTCCGTGGGCGAAACGGCGCGTTTTTCCAACGGCTGCGAGATCCAGCTTGAAAAGGTGCCCCTGAAGTACGACGGCCTGGATCAGTGGGAAATCTGGGTGTCGGAATCCCAGGAAAGAATGACCATCGCCGTCGAGCCGAAGCATATAGACCGGTTTCTGGAGCTGTCCCGGAAGCATGCCGTTGAAAGTACGGTCATCGGGACCTACACGGACTCGGGGAAGCTGCACATCACATTCAACGGTGAAACCTGCGCCTACGTGGACATCGATTTTCTGAAGTCCGGGTTTCCGCAGTGGGAGTTCGATGCCGTGTGGCAGCCGCCTGAATCGAGGGGTCTTTACGAACCCGTGTTGAAGGCCCCCAAAGACTACGGCCGGCTGCTGGTCGACATGCTGGCCCGTCCGAACATTTGCGGCCGCGAGTGGATAACCCGGCAATACGACCACGAAGTGCAGGGGACCAGTGTCATCAAACCGCTGGTGGGCGAGGAGCGGGATGTCAACAGCGACGCCGCCGTCATCAGGCCGGTGCTCCCTTCCAAGAGGGGGCTGGCTTTTTCCCAGGCGCTCATACCCGCCTATTCGGCCATCGATGCCTATCACATGACCACCTGCACCATCGATGAAGCGGTAAGAAGGCTGGTTGCCGTGGGCGGCGACATGGAACACGTCGGCGGCGTGGATAATTTCTGCTGGCCGAGCATTCAATACCACCCGGTCGACAATCCGGACGGAAAGTACAAGGCAGCGCAACTGGTGCGCTCCTGTCTGGCCCTGCGAGACATCTGCCTGGCTTACGAGATCCCGCTGCTTTCCGGGAAGGACAGCATGTATGTGGACGGTTATCTCACCGGCCGGTACGGGGAAACGCACAAGCTTTCGGCTCTGGAAACACTCCAGTTTTCGACCATCGGCGTGGTCGAGGATATCGAAACGTGCATGACCATGGACAGCAAGTTGCCGGGGGACCTCGTCTACATCCTGGGAAGCACACGCAACGAACTGGGGGGTGGTGAATATTACGAGCACCTCGGCTACACCGGCCTGAATGTGCCCGAAGTGATTCCGGACCAGTTCCTGCCGCTTTACCGGGCCCTGGTCCAGGCCGTGAAGGACGGTGCGACGGCTTCGGTGCACGGCGTCTACCGCGGCGGCCTGGGGGTGCACACGGCCCTGGTGGCCATGGCCGGAAATCTGGGCATGGAGGTGGACCTGAGACTGGTTCCGGTGCAGGAGCCTCTCAGGGATGACACCCTTCTTTTTTCGGAGTCATGCGGCCGGTTTGTGGCCACCGTCGACCCATCGAAAAGGGAGCGGTTCGAGCGCCACTTCAAGGGTCAGCCCTGTGCCTGTGTCGGGAAGGTCGGCGGGAACAAGGTATTCAGCATTATAGGAAATGACGGCGAGGTGATCCTCGAAAAGAAGGTGGCGGAACTGAAGGATGCATGGAAAAAGCCGTTTGGAGACTTGATATGA
- the purQ gene encoding phosphoribosylformylglycinamidine synthase I produces the protein MSDVNVVVLTGYGLNCDHETAYGFELAGAKSHRIHINALIDGSVNLDNFEILVFGGGFSWGDDHGAGVVQALRMRTNIGTQIQAFVERGNLVIGICNGFQTLVNMGLLPGFAASAHDGKARRQSVALTYNDCGNFRDAWVRLRTLPESGCIFTRGLDQLELPVRHGEGKFMADEATVKRLFDNGQVVLQYIGEGGRVADGEYPYNPNGSLRDIAGICDATGRVFGLMPHPEGYNHWTNHPDWTRRKELLQRRGEPLPEGLPPGIRIFKNAVDYLAKA, from the coding sequence ATGAGTGATGTGAATGTCGTGGTGCTCACCGGGTACGGACTGAATTGCGATCACGAGACGGCCTATGGCTTTGAGCTTGCGGGGGCGAAATCCCACCGTATCCACATCAATGCCCTGATCGACGGGTCCGTCAACCTGGACAATTTCGAGATACTGGTGTTCGGGGGCGGGTTCAGTTGGGGGGATGATCACGGGGCGGGCGTCGTCCAGGCCCTGCGCATGCGCACGAACATCGGCACCCAGATTCAGGCGTTCGTGGAGCGGGGCAATCTGGTCATCGGCATTTGCAACGGGTTCCAGACCCTGGTCAACATGGGGCTGCTGCCCGGGTTTGCCGCCTCGGCCCACGACGGAAAGGCCCGGAGGCAGTCGGTGGCCCTGACCTACAACGATTGCGGCAACTTCCGGGATGCATGGGTCCGCCTGCGGACGCTTCCCGAGTCCGGCTGTATCTTCACGCGTGGCCTGGACCAGTTGGAACTTCCCGTGCGACATGGTGAGGGCAAGTTCATGGCGGACGAAGCGACGGTCAAGCGCTTGTTCGATAACGGCCAGGTCGTACTGCAGTACATAGGGGAGGGCGGCAGGGTTGCCGACGGGGAATACCCGTATAACCCCAACGGCTCACTCCGGGATATCGCCGGGATCTGCGACGCCACCGGCCGTGTATTCGGACTCATGCCCCACCCCGAGGGATATAACCACTGGACCAACCACCCGGACTGGACACGCCGGAAAGAATTGCTTCAACGCCGCGGTGAACCGCTGCCCGAGGGCTTGCCCCCGGGTATCCGGATATTCAAGAACGCGGTCGATTATCTGGCTAAGGCGTAA
- a CDS encoding phosphatidate cytidylyltransferase yields the protein MHLKRWITGLSALPLLIYIIVKGGLFFTLFVGLASLIAMWEYLRISQTARGGTAALVMKVVAYLYVPLIVGGAHQLSAESILNSVVICFCITGVASVLLFGNDPQIIDTTRKLLLGALYVPLLFSYLVLIRDGVAPGGAVWIFFVLVIVFAGDISALYVGTYFGKHKIYPALSPKKTIEGSLGGLGANLFCGALFKAIFLPELSWWTSLVFCLSLGVAGQIGDFFESGLKRGANIKDSGGILPGHGGILDRTDALMFAAPVAYLFKVHLF from the coding sequence ATGCATCTGAAACGCTGGATTACCGGGCTGAGCGCCCTGCCTCTGCTCATCTATATCATCGTAAAAGGCGGGCTTTTTTTCACCCTGTTTGTCGGACTGGCGTCCCTGATCGCCATGTGGGAGTACCTGCGCATCTCTCAGACGGCTAGAGGGGGTACAGCCGCCCTGGTCATGAAAGTAGTGGCGTACCTGTATGTCCCCTTGATCGTGGGGGGCGCCCACCAGCTGTCCGCGGAAAGCATCCTCAACAGCGTCGTCATCTGCTTCTGTATAACGGGCGTCGCGTCGGTTCTGCTTTTTGGGAACGACCCGCAGATAATCGATACCACCCGCAAACTGCTGTTGGGGGCGCTGTATGTCCCCTTGCTGTTTTCCTACCTGGTTCTGATTCGCGACGGCGTTGCGCCTGGGGGCGCCGTATGGATCTTTTTCGTCCTGGTGATCGTGTTTGCCGGGGATATCAGCGCCCTTTACGTGGGCACCTATTTCGGGAAGCACAAGATCTATCCGGCGTTGAGTCCCAAGAAAACGATCGAAGGTTCTCTGGGGGGGCTCGGCGCCAATCTGTTTTGCGGGGCTCTGTTCAAGGCTATCTTCCTGCCGGAGCTGTCCTGGTGGACCAGCCTGGTATTTTGCCTGTCGCTGGGGGTCGCCGGACAGATCGGCGACTTTTTCGAATCCGGGTTGAAAAGAGGGGCCAACATTAAGGACTCTGGGGGCATCCTGCCGGGACACGGAGGGATCCTCGACCGTACCGATGCGCTCATGTTTGCGGCCCCCGTGGCGTACCTGTTCAAGGTGCACCTTTTCTAA